GGCCAGTTCTTGAAGCGGTCGACGGCGAAGGTCAGGCCCGAGGTCGTCTCGGTCAGGTACGGCGTGTCGATCTGCTCGACGTTGCCGAGGCAGACGATCTTGGTTCCCGGCCCGGCGCGCGTCACCAGGGTCTTCATCTGCTTCGGCGTGATGTTCTGGGCCTCGTCGATGATCAGGTAGCGGTTCAGGAAGGTCCGGCCGCGCATGAAGTTCAGCGAGCGGATCTTGACCCGCGAGGTCATCAGGTCGTTGGTGACCGCGCGCCCCCAGTCGCCGCCGTGCTCGTCGGACTCGGTCAGCACCTCGAGGTTGTCGGTCAGGGCACCCATCCACGGCGACATCTTCTCTTCCTCGGTGCCGGGCAGGTAGCCGATGTCCTCGCCCACCGACACGGTTGCGCGGGTCATGATGATCTCGCGGTAGATCGGCTCGTCGAGGGTCTGGGCCAGCCCCGCGGCGAGGGTCAGGAGGGTCTTGCCCGTGCCGGCGGTGCCGAGCAGGGTGACGAAGTCGATCTCCGGGTCCATCAGCAGGTTCAACGCGAAGTTCTGTTCGGGGTTGCGTGCAGTGATGCCCCAGACGCTGTGCGGACCGTGGGTGTAGTCGGTCGAAACCTGGATCACGAAATGGTCGTCGGTGACGTCGCGGACCATGGCCTCCATGCCGTTGTCCCCGGTCAGGCGCAGGCACTGGTTCGGGTGCCAGTCGTCGTCCTCGACCCGCTGGAGCCGATAGAAGGTGTTGCCGCCTTCGCTCCAGGAGTCGGCAATGGCGTGTCGGTCCCAGAAATCGTTGTCGTGCTCGGACAGCCCGTTGTAGAGCAGGCTCAGGTCGTCCAGTGCGCGGTCGTTGTGATAGTCCTCGGCGGGGATGCCGTGGATGGCGGCCTTGATCCTCAGGTTGATGTCCTTGGACACCAGCACGACTTCGCGGTCCGGATGACGCTGGGTCAGCTGCATCGCCGCGCGGAGGATCTCGTTGTCGGCCTTGGCGCGCAGCGCGCTCGGCGCGTCGTCGACATCCTCGCCGCCGGTCTGGAAGAACAGCCGGCCGGTACCGATGCGGAAGTTCAGGCCGTCCGGCATGGCCAGCGGCAGGCCGTCGTCGAGCTCCGGTCCACCCTGCATCATCTGGCCGATGAAGCGGCTGACCTGGCGGACGTTGCGCGCGACCTCGGTCATGCCCTTCTTGGCCGCGTCGAGTTCTTCGAGTACGACCATCGGCAGGTAGATGTCGTGTTCCTCGAAGCGGAACAGGGCGGTCGGGTCGTGCATCAGCACGTTCGTATCGAGCAGGTAGAGCCTGCTGGAGTCGGTCATGGGCACTTCCTGTGGCGTCGGTGGGGAGGCGGTGACCGGCGAACTCACAGTTCGCGCACCGCGTCGAGGACCTCCTCGGCGTGCCCCGGAACCTTCACCTTGCGCCACTCCCGGACGATGTCGCCGTCGGCACCGATCAGGAAGGTGCTCCGCTCGATGCCCATCACCTTCTTCCCGTACATGTTCTTTTCCTTGATCACATCGAACTGCCTGCACAGCTGCTCATCGGTATCGGCGATCAGGGGGAAGGGCAGGTCGTAGTTGCCACGGAAGTTCTCGTGCGACTTCACGCTGTCGCGCGAGACGCCGACGATCCGCGCGCCGAGCTTTTCGAACTGGTCGTTGAGGTCACGGAAGGCCTCGCTCTCACGCGTGCATCCCGGCGTGTTGTCTCGCGGATAGAAATAGACCACCAGCGGCTGACCGCGGAAATCCTGCAGGGCCAGCTCGGAATCGCCGGTGGCCGGGAGTCGGGGCGTTTCGATCGGAGTTTCGATGTCTGCCATGGTTTCGTGAGGTCGTTTGAGTGGTGAATGCTGGCTTTGTGTTGCAGAATCAGAGGCTTGCTGCCTGGGTTGGGGGGTCCCGACGCGTGCGGGAACGTTCGCCGCAGAATACTTGTCAGACCCGATACCCGCAAGTAGTATGCCCTGCCGATGACCACCCTCGACGACTTTGGACTGACCGGCTCGCTGGTCGCGCTCGTGACCCCGATGGACGGCAGCGGATCCGTGGATCTCGACGCCTGGGATTCACTGCTCGACTGGCACGTCGAATCCGGCACGCGGGGGATCGTCGTCGGCGGGACCACCGGGGAATCGGCCACCCTGTCCGCGGAGGAGCGCGATGCGCTGCTCGACCGGGCCCTGGAGCGCGTCGGGGACCGTTGCCGGGTGGTCGCCGGGACCGGCGCGGCGTCGACGGCCGTTGCGGTGGCGCAGAGCGCCCGGGCCGCCGCACGAGGCGCCCACGCGGTGCTGGTCGTCACCCCGTACTACAACCGGCCGCCACAGCGCGGCCTGGCCGCCCACTACCGCGCCGTGGCGGACGCCTGCGACGCGCCGGTCATCCTTTACAATGTGCCGGGTCGGACCGCGGTCGATCTCGATCCGAGGACGACCATCGAGCTGTGCCGGCACGAACGGATCATCGGCATCAAGGAAGCCGTCGCCGACATGCAGCGGGTGCGCCGGTTGGCCGACGCCGGTATCGGCGTGCTCAGCGGCGACGACCCCACGGCGCGCGACGCCATCCGGAACGGCGCGCGAGGCGTGATCTCGGTGGCCGCGAACGTCGCGCCGGCGCGCTTCGCCGCGATGTGCGAGGCCGCGCTGAACGGCCGCGACGACGAGGCCGATGCGGCGAACGCGGAGCTGGCTGCGCTGTATCCGTTTCTCGGCGTGGAGGCCAACCCGATTCCCGCCAAGTGGCTGCTCGGCGAGATGGGCCGCATCGGCGCCGGCATCCGGCTCCCGCTGGTGCCGCTGGACCGCGCGCATCACCAGGCCGGTCGGGCGCTGATCGACGCACTGGCCGACTGACGAGAATCCAACAGGGGAACGACGATTTCCACTCAGACCACCGTATTCCGCATCCTGGCCCTGCTGTCACTGACGCTGCTGGCCGGTTGCTTCCTCCGCCCCGAGCGGCCGGCCTATGTCTCCAGCGAGGAGATCGCGCCGATCGAAGTGCCCGATGACCTGTCCGAGCCCGAAGTTCGCCCGATCTTCGAGATTCCCGGCTATTCCCTGCCGGAACTGGCCGCCCAGGGCGATGAATCGCTGCCGCCCCAGGTGCTGACCTCGGCCGAGGCCGAGCGCGCTCGCTCGCGCATCCTGTTCGGGTCCAACGGGCTGTACCTCCAGGTCGATGACGAGCCGGCCAGCGTCTGGCGACGCCTCGGTTTCGCGCTGAATCGCGGCGAGATGGCGGTTCAGGACGTGCTGCCCGACGAGCGTCGCTACCGCGTCGCGTTCGAGCACGATCCGATCGTGGTCGCCAAGCGCGGCTTCTTCCAGAAAGTGGTCCTGTTCTGGTCGGCGCCCGAATTCATCGACTTCTCCGGCACCTACCAGTTCGAAGTCCAGCCCGAATCCAGCCGCACGACCCGGGTCGCGATCTTCGACGAGGCGGGGAACATCGTGCCGATGGAGCGAGCGGAGTTCGTGCTCAGCCGCCTCCAGCAACGCCTGGGCTGAAAAATCGGGTCAGGGCTACTGCGCAGGTCGCTGCCGGCGCCGTCCGGTGCTCGAAATCCTCATGCACATCCAAGTGCATTCCGGTTCCTGCGCTCCGGGCGTCACCGGCAGCGACCTTGCTCGCTACGCCCTGAACCGATTTTTCCTGTAGAAGCGTCGGCGCCGTCGGGTGCTCGGAATACTCATGCGCATCCCAGTGCACTGCGGTTCCTCCGTTCCGGCGGTCGCTGACCGCACCCTTGCTCGCGACGCGCTACGGCGATTTCCCCGTAGCTGTGTTTGCGTACCTGGTGCTCGAAATTCTCATGCACCCAGGGACTGTCCGTGGTCCGCGCTTCGTCGTGAGGGTTTCTCGGGTGGTGTGATCTTGAAGTCGGTGGATGGAGTTCGCCGGAGGCGTGGGAGGCCCCACGTCGAGGACGCAAGACTGACGCCGGGTTCGAGAGCGCGCCGCCCGAGGAAGCCGCAACAGAACGCGGGGGCCGCGGGCAGTCCCCAGCATTCCGGTTCCTGCGCTCCGGGCGTCACCGGCAGCGACCTTGCTCGCTACGCCCTGAACCGATTTTTCTTGTAGAAGCGCCTGCGCCGTCCGGTGCTCGGAATCCTCGTGCGCTGACCGAAGGCGGTGACTGTAGGAGTGAGCCTGCGAGCGAATCCGGGGCCGGGGCCTGTTCGCTC
Above is a genomic segment from Halomonas denitrificans containing:
- the dapA gene encoding 4-hydroxy-tetrahydrodipicolinate synthase, giving the protein MTTLDDFGLTGSLVALVTPMDGSGSVDLDAWDSLLDWHVESGTRGIVVGGTTGESATLSAEERDALLDRALERVGDRCRVVAGTGAASTAVAVAQSARAAARGAHAVLVVTPYYNRPPQRGLAAHYRAVADACDAPVILYNVPGRTAVDLDPRTTIELCRHERIIGIKEAVADMQRVRRLADAGIGVLSGDDPTARDAIRNGARGVISVAANVAPARFAAMCEAALNGRDDEADAANAELAALYPFLGVEANPIPAKWLLGEMGRIGAGIRLPLVPLDRAHHQAGRALIDALAD
- the bamC gene encoding outer membrane protein assembly factor BamC — encoded protein: MPDDLSEPEVRPIFEIPGYSLPELAAQGDESLPPQVLTSAEAERARSRILFGSNGLYLQVDDEPASVWRRLGFALNRGEMAVQDVLPDERRYRVAFEHDPIVVAKRGFFQKVVLFWSAPEFIDFSGTYQFEVQPESSRTTRVAIFDEAGNIVPMERAEFVLSRLQQRLG
- a CDS encoding PhoH family protein, with translation MTDSSRLYLLDTNVLMHDPTALFRFEEHDIYLPMVVLEELDAAKKGMTEVARNVRQVSRFIGQMMQGGPELDDGLPLAMPDGLNFRIGTGRLFFQTGGEDVDDAPSALRAKADNEILRAAMQLTQRHPDREVVLVSKDINLRIKAAIHGIPAEDYHNDRALDDLSLLYNGLSEHDNDFWDRHAIADSWSEGGNTFYRLQRVEDDDWHPNQCLRLTGDNGMEAMVRDVTDDHFVIQVSTDYTHGPHSVWGITARNPEQNFALNLLMDPEIDFVTLLGTAGTGKTLLTLAAGLAQTLDEPIYREIIMTRATVSVGEDIGYLPGTEEEKMSPWMGALTDNLEVLTESDEHGGDWGRAVTNDLMTSRVKIRSLNFMRGRTFLNRYLIIDEAQNITPKQMKTLVTRAGPGTKIVCLGNVEQIDTPYLTETTSGLTFAVDRFKNWPHAGHITLKRGERSRLADFASDAL
- a CDS encoding peroxiredoxin — translated: MADIETPIETPRLPATGDSELALQDFRGQPLVVYFYPRDNTPGCTRESEAFRDLNDQFEKLGARIVGVSRDSVKSHENFRGNYDLPFPLIADTDEQLCRQFDVIKEKNMYGKKVMGIERSTFLIGADGDIVREWRKVKVPGHAEEVLDAVREL